A stretch of the Panicum virgatum strain AP13 chromosome 9N, P.virgatum_v5, whole genome shotgun sequence genome encodes the following:
- the LOC120687821 gene encoding mucin-12-like isoform X2 — translation MDHDDSDFQSQNFQLVGEDSNRFPSGLRPFALPKLDIEDQLQGHLRFDNLIDSEAFFSVQGHESNWIEVLSTGSSVVDFSSSAAESCSKTNNVWSEATSTESVEMLLKSVGEIETTGNMDSNAHLQLSAMDSQIDQSNVHPDSTSSPTDSTVVPTEKDQSQSTHSRMTDGPDHSQSTHSRMAADPSNTDPQLERFAPFLMDKKSEQAAASVAEKCIASEKLSSSINTSGSCPAVGGYFEGVQDDLSLDKLNVPSAEVNSRNLNNEPFTGLAPLQNIYVTDSYHFEQDNKESEVDVAPQDSEVCHFNENKVEGGLTESLGTVNLSSQVSNETLLPESSDGLLEAITNPLKLHRSDGTCNIVNSTLQLSFSPVQHETEGLSSSVDRSNELIINEFGVSSNSAPSHRSEADSRNSNPHLVSSLSPKRKVADATGVPEETMNAGANSTNISCTGDESKLEVLEHNKDSVDNLESGAMEEKTMDKIPVVSGNMEQMVENNHEENASGATDTSKDKVESSDSIAPENSSADAFNASEDPKIPSINHEGSFNECDTPGIEEEPESSHLVLSTSGPHEKMSAPVISSSSGIGITSTTVTDTFGTPADKNGCSIGVSAADSSALPDERDLIVSTMNHEVPSKEGAKSALGDEDNNVISPGSEPGGVMSAVPVDSNTDVYGSTVSVAKKEEYTEQANSLGGSTTAETQDKSGNHPDASSPKCQTDKSLIQGEQHTDPATPPALGISSGNVAEKVVETPQNASNDLNARVQADAVLNHGTDHSPGTVTSQGKVGSSIVEPGNGNGIRTSATCGSPSVISCSEPSPQEGGQGSNALLHHTPLDVQSGDPKDCEANADAAQSSKQCSTRNLESALGSEETNTAGGDRSFSFEVGAPPNASEKAHSPVWSPFPRYTASQSTEMTPENPQPGSSLKSISDVSKETSIAKAGKEQLSERKVAESAGGPSDNSNIGDSTKSSSSPPEKSQQHPTPEPSDLVKFPFTDPQHLQLRAQIFVYGALIQGTPPGEAYMVAAFGESVGGGGKPTWEAAWRAALERFQYQKSLYTGLETPTSSRIGSSVPDKANKSTAVRTAPASKKGGKTVVPAHSTATLHGTFSVPLGSSTFNLQRGTHLDFSQAVSPFTYNSHMRQSSPGVAPWYTQSPGPRPAPWLIPPQNLIFDSSMQAAGPTNETAKGASSKIISISHTVSPVLVPPSSAPSIVSSAAVVNDEKQKAPASSSKKGTASQKPRKRKKASASPEQQSVIASPQLKADVTSSIPATNHTSGFTLSTHSPSNALVSRVVPNTGQLTSIPNYQITGGMDSEQGIIFSEQIRSAIEQSTVQAKGASMHSVEAVRHKEGIWSHLSTISKNKLPREVEEKLTSAAAAAEAAVSVAKAAAEAAKMASEAALQAKMMAEEALSSSTSLKSMHHEAGEVGISSNPPGQSSSTPASSLKSKENSRTPGSILSVARKAARKRVEEASAATKRAENLDAILKAAEFAAEAVFRAGTIIGMGEPLPFTLRELLEAGPDGYWKSESVRNKAGSGNHNPVTETLEVDAPANFSKSGRKRGRKPKYDQALPNSEPSSSGKELLPEGIHSANVGHGVEDVPTTMALDSNKNSTAPVNIIWNGIEKGSAVEVLSDKGGFGVAWFSAKVVDINENNTFVSYHNHNGTGPHEEQVPLRQDGDKPPQIRLPYPATLSKFKTRKRRRETAGSCLWVIGDHVDAWVNDSWREGVIAQNYEGDETKYVVQFSVGGGGESLVVDAWNLRPSRVWKDGQWTEWSSARERKSKSNKGDSPLEKRQRTDLLQAGGDLSTVGEAGGPSKDKNTNNTKKPEELKQLALSQEEMVFNVGKSVVENKSDALAFKRPGLQKEGSKVVYGVPKHGKKKKFMEVSKHYDVGQSDKISEGNASSRFAKHSMPQLPRPRENTSKVDHNRGRRVAEMRSRIPKPTKSQNVAANSVPDEDSLPKSIPNSGVSERSFTLAESNTSTSNTKKPTVEKNNSALGTGPRTVVPSVSEMQPAYTDPTSKQNVSTNNRAKRKYVPPVGNVNRSTLRTCEKTSSDSGEPQRTSSDSAEPRRSNRRIQPTSRLLEGLQSSLIISKVPGEKVPRSNYKSASSRGRAHG, via the exons ATGGATCATGATGATAGCGATTTTCAGAGCCAAAACTTTCAACTAGTTGGTGAAGACAGTAACAGGTTCCCTTCAGGTTTGCGGCCATTTGCACTCCCAAAACTTGATATCGAGGACCAGCTACAAGGCCATCTTCGATTTGATAATTTGATAGATTCAGAAGCATTTTTCAGCGTGCAAGGGCACGAGAGTAATTGGATTGAGGTTTTGTCTACCGGAAGCAGTGTTGTTGATTTTAGTTCCAGTGCTGCTGAATCGTGCTCGAAAACTAATAATGTCTGGTCAGAGGCAACATCCACAGAATCTGTGGAAATGTTATTGAAATCAGTGGGAGAAATTGAGACAACTGGTAACATGGACAGTAATGCACACCTTCAGTTAAGTGCTATGGACAGCCAAATCGATCAGTCGAACGTGCATCCTGATTCCACTAGCTCTCCAACAGATAGTACTGTAGTGCCAACCGAAAAAGATCAGTCTCAGAGCACTCATTCTAGAATGACTGATGGTCCTGATCATTCTCAGAGTACTCATTCTAGAATGGCTGCTGACCCTTCAAACACCGATCCCCAGCTTGAGCGTTTTGCTCCTTTCTTGATGGACAAGAAATCTGAGCAGGCAGCAGCTTCTGTTGCTGAGAAGTGCATAGCAAGTGAGAAGCTGTCCTCTTCAATTAACACATCAGGAAGCTGCCCAGCTGTTGGCGGCTATTTTGAAGGAGTTCAGGACGACCTTTCTCTGGACAAACTCAATGTACCCTCCGCCGAAGTAAATTCTAGGAACTTGAATAATGAACCTTTCACAGGGTTGGCTCCCCTTCAGAACATATATGTCACTGATTCATATCACTTTGAACAGGATAATAAAGAATCGGAGGTTGATGTTGCACCTCAGGATTCGGAGGTATGCCATTTTAATGAAAATAAAGTTGAAGGAGGACTAACTGAGTCTTTGGGCACTGTGAACTTGTCCAGTCAGGTTAGCAATGAAACTCTATTGCCAGAAAGTTCTGATGGATTGCTAGAGGCCATTACAAATCCACTTAAGCTGCACAGAAGTGATGGTACTTGTAATATAGTCAACAGCACTCTTCAACTATCTTTTTCCCCAGTGCAACATGAAACTGAAGGTCTGAGTAGTTCAGTTGACAGGAGCAATGAACTCATCATCAACGAGTTTGGTGTTAGTTCAAATTCTGCTCCATCTCACCGATCTGAGGCAGACTCACGAAATTCTAATCCTCATCTTGTCAGTTCTCTGTCTCCCAAAAGAAAGGTTGCTGACGCCACTGGTGTTCCTGAAGAAACAATGAATGCTGGAGCCAATAGTACAAATATCAGCTGTACTGGTGATGAATCAAAACTTGAAGTATTGGAGCACAATAAAGATTCTGTTGATAACCTAGAAAGTGGTGCCATGGAAGAAAAGACAATGGATAAAATACCTGTAGTTTCAGGAAATATGGAGCAAATGGTGGAAAATAACCATGAAGAAAATGCTAGTGGTGCTACAGACACATCAAAAGATAAGGTTGAATCTTCTGACAGTATTGCACCCGAAAACTCTTCAGCTGACGCTTTCAATGCTTCAGAGGATCCAAAAATTCCCTCAATAAATCATGAGGGGTCATTCAATGAATGTGATACTCCTGGTATAGAAGAGGAGCCTGAAAGCTCGCATTTGGTCCTTTCTACTTCTGGGCCTCATGAGAAAATGTCAGCACCGGTGATCAGTTCAAGCAGTGGCATTGGCATCACTTCTACCACTGTTACTGACACTTTCGGTACTCCAGCAGATAAAAATGGCTGTTCAATAGGTGTTTCTGCTGCTGATTCTTCTGCTTTACCAGATGAGAGGGATTTGATTGTGTCCACGATGAATCATGAGGTGCCATCCAAGGAAGGTGCTAAATCCGCTTTAGGAGATGAGGACAACAATGTTATTTCTCCTGGCTCTGAACCAGGTGGGGTAATGTCAGCTGTGCCTGTGGACTCAAACACTGATGTTTATGGTAGTACTGTTTCTGTTGCAAAAAAGGAGGAATACACAGAGCAGGCTAATTCTCTGGGTGGTTCAACCACAGCAGAAACTCAGGATAAATCAG GTAACCATCCAGATGCTTCTTCACCAAAATGCCAGACTGATAAATCTTTGATACAAGGTGAGCAACATACAGATCCAGCCACACCACCTGCATTAGGTATCTCAAGTGGCAATGTTGCTGAAAAGGTTGTAGAAACTCCCCAAAATGCAAGCAATGATTTGAATGCACGTGTGCAAG caGATGCAGTATTAAATCATGGTACAGATCATAGTCCTGGTACTGTTACTTCCCAGGGCAAGGTAGGCTCAAGCATAGTGGAACCTGGCAATGGTAATGGAATCCGTACCAGTGCTACATGTGGCTCCCCTTCAGTGATTAGTTGCTCCGAACCCTCTCCCCAGGAAGGTGGACAGGGCAGCAACGCACTACTTCATCATACACCACTAGATGTGCAGTCTGGGGATCCAAAAGATTGTGAAGCCAATGCTGATGCTGCTCAGAGCTCAAAACAATGTTCTACCAGAAATTTAGAATCTGCTCTTGGTTCTGAGGAGACTAATACAGCAGGAGGTGATAGAAGCTTCTCATTCGAGGTGGGAGCTCCACCAAATGCTTCTGAGAAAGCTCATAGCCCTGTTTGGAGCCCGTTCCCTAGATACACAGCTTCTCAGAGTACCGAG ATGACCCCAGAAAATCCTCAACCTGGAAGTTCATTGAAGAGTATCAGTGATGTTAGTAAGGAAACATCTATTGCAAAAGCTGGTAAAGAACAGCTGTCAGAAAGGAAAGTGGCTGAAAGTGCTGGGGGCCCGTCAGACAACTCTAACATTGGTGATAGCACTAAGAGTAGCAGTTCACCGCCAGAGAAGTCACAGCAGCATCCAACCCCTGAGCCTTCTG ATTTGGTGAAGTTTCCATTCACAGATCCACAGCATTTGCAGCTACGTGCACAGATTTTTGTTTATGGAGCTCTTAT TCAAGGAACACCACCAGGAGAGGCTTACATGGTGGCAGCTTTCGGAGAGTCTG TAGGTGGTGGTGGTAAACCTACATGGGAGGCAGCTTGGCGAGCTGCTCTTGAAAGATTTCAGTACCAAAAATCACTTTATACTGGTTTAGAGACCCCTACAAGTTCACGTATAG GTAGTTCCGTGCCTGACAAAGCTAATAAGAGTACAGCAGTTAGAACTGCCCCAGCTAGCAAAAAGGGTGGGAAAACTGTGGTACCAGCACATTCTACTGCAACCCTGCACGGAACTTTTAGTGTGCCTCTTGGTAGTTCTACGTTTAACCTGCAACGAGGTACTCATCTGGACTTTAGCCAGGCAGTATCACCATTTACATATAATTCACACATGAGGCAGTCGTCTCCTGGTGTTGCCCCCTGGTATACTCAGAGCCCTGGACCACGTCCTGCACCCTGGCTGATTCCACCACAAAACTTAATTTTTGATTCATCGATGCAAGCAGCTGGTCCTACAAATGAAACTGCAAAGGGGGCATCATCCAAAATCATATCCATTTCGCATACTGTTTCGCCTGTTTTAGTTCCACCTAGTTCGGCACCTTCTATTGTTTCTTCAGCGGCGGTTGTGAATGATGAAAAACAGAAGGCACCAGCTTCTAGCTCTAAGAAGGGAACAGCATCACAAAagccaagaaaaagaaagaaagcttCAGCAAGTCCAGAACAGCAATCTGTCATTGCCTCCCCTCAGCTCAAAGCAGACGTTACGTCTTCTATTCCTGCCACTAACCACACATCAGGATTCACTTTATCTACCCATTCTCCAAGTAATGCTTTGGTTAGTAGGGTTGTTCCTAACACAGGTCAGCTCACCTCTATACCTAACTACCAGATCACTGGTGGTATGGATAGTGAGCAAGGAATCATCTTTTCGGAACAGATCCGGAGTGCAATAGAACAATCAACTGTACAAGCGAAAGGTGCAAGTATGCACTCAGTGGAGGCAGTTAGGCATAAAGAAGGCATATGGAGCCATCTATCCACAATCTCAAAAAACAAGTTACCTCGTGAAGTTGAAGAGAAGCTTACCtcagctgcagctgctgctgaagCAGCAGTTTCTGTTGCAAAGGCAGCTGCAGAAGCTGCCAAGATGGCATCAGAGGCTGCATTGCAGGCGAAGATGATGGCAGAGGAAGCACTTAGCTCTTCTACATCTCTAAAGTCCATGCATCATGAAGCTGGTGAAGTTGGTATCAGTAGCAATCCACCTGGCCAGTCAAGTTCAACACCAGCATCATCTCTGAAAAGTAAGGAGAACAGTCGTACCCCGGGTTCCATCCTTTCAGTGGCACGGAAGGCTGCTAGAAAGAGGGTTGAAGAGGCATCTGCAGCTACAAAACGTGCAGAAAACTTGGATGCCATACTGAAAGCTGCGGAGTTCGCTGCGGAGGCTGTGTTCAGAGCTGGAACTATTATTGGAATGGGTGAACCACTACCTTTTACTCTAAGGGAGCTTTTAGAAGCTGGCCCGGATGGCTACTGGAAGTCTGAGAGTGTGAGGAATAAAGCTGGAAGTGGTAATCACAATCCAGTAACAGAAACATTGGAGGTAGATGCACCTGCTAATTTCAGTAAATCTGGCAGAAAGCGTGGTCGGAAACCTAAGTATGATCAAGCACTACCAAATTCGGAGCCATCTTCAAGTGGCAAAGAATTGCTGCCAGAAGGAATACACTCAG CTAATGTAGGACATGGGGTTGAAGATGTTCCCACCACTATGGCACTTGATAGTAACAAAAATAGTACAGCACCAGTAAACATTATCTGGAATGGCATTGAAAAGGGATCTGCTGTTGAG GTCTTATCTGACAAGGGTGGGTTTGGAGTAGCTTGGTTTTCTGCCAAGGTTGTTGATATAAATGAAAATAACACATTTGTCAGCTATCACAACCACAACG GAACTGGTCCTCATGAAGAACAGGTGCCATTGAGACAAGATGGGGATAAACCGCCTCAAATACGTCTTCCTTACCCTGCTACCCTTTCTAAATTCAAAACTAGGAAACGTCGCAGGGAAACAGCAGGGAGTTGTTTATGGGTTATTGGAGATCACGTAGATGCTTGGGTCAATGATAG TTGGCGTGAGGGAGTTATTGCTCAGAATTATGAGGGTGATGAGACAAAGTATGTTGTACAATTTTCAG ttggaggtggtggtgaGTCATTAGTTGTTGATGCTTGGAATCTTCGTCCATCACGTGTTTGGAAAGATGGTCAATGGACAGAGTGGTCCAGCGCAAGAGAAAGGAAATCTAAATCTAATAAG GGTGATTCACCTCTTGAGAAACGCCAAAGGACAGACCTGCTTCAAGCAGGTGGCGATCTATCTACTGTTGGTGAAGCAGGGGGTCCCTCCAAGGATAAGAATACTAACAATACAAAAAAGCCGGAGGAGCTAAAGCAATTGGCTTTGTCTCAGGAGGAAATGGTTTTCAACGTTGGGAAGAGTGTAGTTGAAAATAAATCTGATGCTCTTGCATTCAAACGGCCTGGATTGCAGAAAGAAGGATCAAAGGTTGTCTACGGTGTTCCAAAACatggaaagaagaagaagtttaTGGAAGTAAGCAAACATTATGATGTAGGCCAATCTGACAAGATTTCCGAGGGCAATGCATCTAGCAGATTTGCAAAACATTCAATGCCACAATTGCCAAGACCGCGTGAAAATACCTCCAAAGTTGATCACAATAGAGGAAGGAGAGTAGCTGAGATGAGGTCTAGAATACCTAAACCCACAAAGTCACAGAATGTTGCAGCTAACAGTGTTCCTGATGAGGATTCCTTGCCCAAGTCCATTCCAAATTCTGGTGTTTCTGAAAGGAGTTTTACTTTAGCAGAAAGTAACACAAGCACCTCGAACACCAAGAAGCCCACTGTAGAAAAAAATAATTCTGCGTTGGGCACGGGCCCTAGAACTGTAGTTCCTTCTGTTTCTGAAATGCAACCGGCATATACTGATCCTACTTCCAAGCAGAATGTGTCCACTAACAATCGAGCTAAAAGGAAATATGTTCCTCCTGTGGGTAACGTGAACAGAAGTACGCTTAGAACCTGTGAAAAGACTAGTTCTGATTCTGGTGAGCCCCAAAGGACTAGTTCTGATTCTGCTGAACCCAGACGATCTAACCGGCGAATTCAACCAACTTCGAGG TTACTAGAGGGTTTGCAAAGTTCCCTCATAATCTCCAAAGTTCCTGGGGAGAAGGTTCCAAGGAGCAATTACAAAAGTGCTTCGTCAAGAG GGAGAGCTCATGGCTGA